A region of Selenomonadales bacterium 4137-cl DNA encodes the following proteins:
- a CDS encoding DNA cytosine methyltransferase has protein sequence MMTVLDLCSGIGGFRLGLELAGHKCVGYCDNDKAAVRSYRAMYNTEGEWYGDDVTKLKPGDIPRADIWCFGFPCQDVSCANANRRGLAGERSGIYYSIINLVKGKDEEDKPTYLLIENVKNLLHIHDGRDFAEVLAELDEAGYDAIWQVLNSKDFGVPQSRERVFIIANLRSRGRREILPVAGENGNALKQIVAGMQGYRVYDPSGVSATVTNAGGGLDKGAGLYLVRPVIGINRPGKRQNGRLFKNPDEPMFTLTGQDTHGVAIANPDFRIRRLTPKECWRLQGFPDELFEKARTVNPESQLRKQAGNAVTVNVAYAIAKTLPEAHN, from the coding sequence ATGATGACGGTCCTCGATCTTTGTTCCGGCATCGGCGGCTTCCGGCTGGGGCTTGAACTCGCCGGTCATAAATGCGTCGGTTACTGTGATAACGACAAGGCCGCCGTGCGGTCCTACCGGGCGATGTACAACACTGAAGGGGAGTGGTACGGCGATGACGTTACAAAACTCAAACCGGGAGACATCCCCCGTGCGGATATCTGGTGCTTTGGCTTCCCCTGCCAGGACGTCAGTTGTGCAAATGCGAACCGAAGAGGCCTCGCCGGTGAACGAAGTGGAATCTATTATTCGATTATTAACCTCGTCAAAGGCAAAGACGAAGAGGATAAGCCCACATACCTTCTCATTGAAAACGTTAAAAATTTGCTGCACATTCATGACGGCCGGGACTTTGCCGAAGTTCTCGCTGAACTGGACGAGGCGGGGTATGATGCAATCTGGCAGGTTCTTAATTCTAAAGACTTTGGAGTCCCCCAAAGCAGAGAACGTGTGTTCATTATCGCAAATCTTAGAAGCCGAGGTCGACGAGAAATACTACCTGTCGCCGGAGAGAACGGCAATGCTCTTAAGCAAATTGTCGCCGGAATGCAAGGATACCGGGTCTATGACCCAAGCGGGGTAAGCGCTACTGTGACGAATGCCGGCGGCGGCCTTGACAAAGGGGCGGGACTGTATTTGGTCAGGCCGGTTATAGGCATTAACCGGCCTGGAAAACGCCAAAACGGGAGACTGTTTAAAAATCCGGACGAACCGATGTTCACTCTTACCGGGCAGGATACCCACGGTGTGGCGATAGCGAATCCGGATTTCAGAATAAGGCGGCTTACGCCCAAAGAATGCTGGCGGCTGCAGGGCTTCCCGGATGAATTGTTCGAAAAGGCGCGGACCGTAAATCCGGAATCGCAGCTTCGCAAGCAGGCTGGAAACGCGGTGACGGTGAACGTCGCCTATGCAATCGCAAAAACTCTTCCTGAAGCACACAATTGA